The Pan troglodytes isolate AG18354 chromosome 1, NHGRI_mPanTro3-v2.0_pri, whole genome shotgun sequence genome includes a region encoding these proteins:
- the CCDC24 gene encoding coiled-coil domain-containing protein 24 isoform X3: protein MGHAPALPLAVGAGGGARSAPGATRSEEDSGGGGGGPEPGAAGGAPTIPVTPLPSRKVSQLSLQVAMLRALLQEARSSQAPSSRPISDPSSLLAPPPLLKDLLRQELRQLLQGLRHKAICEGRWELQAWALSLDTRDQAQAWVQYSPRVLHFALEEPRCDLPEQEIFQMRGGGPSSGHRDLSIIKDQLNVSNIDQVARHLRGLLEEECHTLEREILILQRCLEEEYMRPCHPSEAALEPTLAELKEQKKAMEQELQASVGPSCVSPNHRQRPLGSSTQGLRPPRPLCGVAPLQCCLPAPPLEPYLRPRGQSATHRWGWQLQCSPREGPASTPMSSAAPQAPA from the exons ATGGGTCATGCTCCGGCACTCCCCCTCGCTGTGGGAGCTGGTGGAGGAGCACGTTCCGCTCCGGGAGCGACCCGAAGTGAAGAGGATTCTGGGGGAGGCGGCGGTGGACCTGAGCCTGGAGCTGCGGgcggag cccccaccattCCGGTCACTCCCCTCCCCAGTCGCAAGGTATCCCAGCTCTCCTTGCAGGTGGCGATGTTACGGGCACTGCTCCAAGAGGCTCGATCCTCTCAAGCCCCCAGCTCCCGCCCCATCTCTGACCCCTCTTCTCTTCTGGCACCACCGCCTCTCCTAAAGGACCTCTTGCGCCAGGAGCTCCGGCAGTTGCTCCAGGGTCTCCGCCACAAAGCCATCTGTGAGGGCAGGTGGGAGCTTCAGGCCTGGGCCCTTTCCCTAGATACCAG GGACCAGGCCCAAGCTTGGGTCCAGTATAGCCCCAGGGTCCTGCACTTTGCCTTGGAGGAGCCCAGGTGTGATTTGCCAGAACAGGAGATATTCCAGATGAGAGGTGGTGGGCCCAG CAGCGGTCACAGAGATCTCAGCATCATCAAGGACCAACTGAACGTGTCCAACATTGACCAGGTGGCCAGACACCTGAG GGGCCTTCTGGAGGAGGAGTGTCACACCTTGGAGAGGGAGATCCTCATCCTGCAG CGCTGCCTGGAAGAGGAGTATATGAGGCCTTGCCACCCCTCTGAGGCAGCCCTGGAGCCCACCCTGGCAG AGCTAAAGGAACAGAAGAAGGCCATGGAGCAGGAGCTGCAGGCATCTGTGGGGCCTTCTTGTGTCTCTCCCAACCACAG GCAGCGGCCCTTGGGGTCCTCCACACAGGGCCTCAGACCCCCGCGTCCCCTCTGCGGGGTTGCACCTCTCCAGTGCTGCCTGCCTGCACCTCCTCTGGAGCCCTACCTTCGACCTCGAGGCCAGTCAGCTACCCACCGCTGGGGATGGCAGCTTCAGTGCAGCCCCAGGGAAGGGCCAGCTTCCACACCCATGTCCAGTGCAGCACCCCAAGCCCCAGCCTGA
- the CCDC24 gene encoding coiled-coil domain-containing protein 24 isoform X14 — protein MLRHSPSLWELVEEHVPLRERPEVKRILGEAAVDLSLELRAEVAMLRALLQEARSSQAPSSRPISDPSSLLAPPPLLKDLLRQELRQLLQGLRHKAICEGRDQAQAWVQYSPRVLHFALEEPRCDLPEQEIFQMRGGGPSGHRDLSIIKDQLNVSNIDQVARHLRGLLEEECHTLEREILILQRCLEEEYMRPCHPSEAALEPTLAELKEQKKAMEQELQASVGPSCVSPNHRQRPLGSSTQGLRPPRPLCGVAPLQCCLPAPPLEPYLRPRGQSATHRWGWQLQCSPREGPASTPMSSAAPQAPA, from the exons ATGCTCCGGCACTCCCCCTCGCTGTGGGAGCTGGTGGAGGAGCACGTTCCGCTCCGGGAGCGACCCGAAGTGAAGAGGATTCTGGGGGAGGCGGCGGTGGACCTGAGCCTGGAGCTGCGGgcggag GTGGCGATGTTACGGGCACTGCTCCAAGAGGCTCGATCCTCTCAAGCCCCCAGCTCCCGCCCCATCTCTGACCCCTCTTCTCTTCTGGCACCACCGCCTCTCCTAAAGGACCTCTTGCGCCAGGAGCTCCGGCAGTTGCTCCAGGGTCTCCGCCACAAAGCCATCTGTGAGGGCAG GGACCAGGCCCAAGCTTGGGTCCAGTATAGCCCCAGGGTCCTGCACTTTGCCTTGGAGGAGCCCAGGTGTGATTTGCCAGAACAGGAGATATTCCAGATGAGAGGTGGTGGGCCCAG CGGTCACAGAGATCTCAGCATCATCAAGGACCAACTGAACGTGTCCAACATTGACCAGGTGGCCAGACACCTGAG GGGCCTTCTGGAGGAGGAGTGTCACACCTTGGAGAGGGAGATCCTCATCCTGCAG CGCTGCCTGGAAGAGGAGTATATGAGGCCTTGCCACCCCTCTGAGGCAGCCCTGGAGCCCACCCTGGCAG AGCTAAAGGAACAGAAGAAGGCCATGGAGCAGGAGCTGCAGGCATCTGTGGGGCCTTCTTGTGTCTCTCCCAACCACAG GCAGCGGCCCTTGGGGTCCTCCACACAGGGCCTCAGACCCCCGCGTCCCCTCTGCGGGGTTGCACCTCTCCAGTGCTGCCTGCCTGCACCTCCTCTGGAGCCCTACCTTCGACCTCGAGGCCAGTCAGCTACCCACCGCTGGGGATGGCAGCTTCAGTGCAGCCCCAGGGAAGGGCCAGCTTCCACACCCATGTCCAGTGCAGCACCCCAAGCCCCAGCCTGA
- the CCDC24 gene encoding coiled-coil domain-containing protein 24 isoform X11, giving the protein MLRHSPSLWELVEEHVPLRERPEVKRILGEAAVDLSLELRAEVAMLRALLQEARSSQAPSSRPISDPSSLLAPPPLLKDLLRQELRQLLQGLRHKAICEGRWELQAWALSLDTRDQAQAWVQYSPRVLHFALEEPRCDLPEQEIFQMRGGGPSGHRDLSIIKDQLNVSNIDQVARHLRGLLEEECHTLEREILILQRCLEEEYMRPCHPSEAALEPTLAELKEQKKAMEQELQASVGPSCVSPNHRQRPLGSSTQGLRPPRPLCGVAPLQCCLPAPPLEPYLRPRGQSATHRWGWQLQCSPREGPASTPMSSAAPQAPA; this is encoded by the exons ATGCTCCGGCACTCCCCCTCGCTGTGGGAGCTGGTGGAGGAGCACGTTCCGCTCCGGGAGCGACCCGAAGTGAAGAGGATTCTGGGGGAGGCGGCGGTGGACCTGAGCCTGGAGCTGCGGgcggag GTGGCGATGTTACGGGCACTGCTCCAAGAGGCTCGATCCTCTCAAGCCCCCAGCTCCCGCCCCATCTCTGACCCCTCTTCTCTTCTGGCACCACCGCCTCTCCTAAAGGACCTCTTGCGCCAGGAGCTCCGGCAGTTGCTCCAGGGTCTCCGCCACAAAGCCATCTGTGAGGGCAGGTGGGAGCTTCAGGCCTGGGCCCTTTCCCTAGATACCAG GGACCAGGCCCAAGCTTGGGTCCAGTATAGCCCCAGGGTCCTGCACTTTGCCTTGGAGGAGCCCAGGTGTGATTTGCCAGAACAGGAGATATTCCAGATGAGAGGTGGTGGGCCCAG CGGTCACAGAGATCTCAGCATCATCAAGGACCAACTGAACGTGTCCAACATTGACCAGGTGGCCAGACACCTGAG GGGCCTTCTGGAGGAGGAGTGTCACACCTTGGAGAGGGAGATCCTCATCCTGCAG CGCTGCCTGGAAGAGGAGTATATGAGGCCTTGCCACCCCTCTGAGGCAGCCCTGGAGCCCACCCTGGCAG AGCTAAAGGAACAGAAGAAGGCCATGGAGCAGGAGCTGCAGGCATCTGTGGGGCCTTCTTGTGTCTCTCCCAACCACAG GCAGCGGCCCTTGGGGTCCTCCACACAGGGCCTCAGACCCCCGCGTCCCCTCTGCGGGGTTGCACCTCTCCAGTGCTGCCTGCCTGCACCTCCTCTGGAGCCCTACCTTCGACCTCGAGGCCAGTCAGCTACCCACCGCTGGGGATGGCAGCTTCAGTGCAGCCCCAGGGAAGGGCCAGCTTCCACACCCATGTCCAGTGCAGCACCCCAAGCCCCAGCCTGA
- the CCDC24 gene encoding coiled-coil domain-containing protein 24 isoform X21, whose product MLRHSPSLWELVEEHVPLRERPEVKRILGEAAVDLSLELRAEDLLRQELRQLLQGLRHKAICEGRDQAQAWVQYSPRVLHFALEEPRCDLPEQEIFQMRGGGPSGHRDLSIIKDQLNVSNIDQVARHLRGLLEEECHTLEREILILQRCLEEEYMRPCHPSEAALEPTLAELKEQKKAMEQELQASVGPSCVSPNHRQRPLGSSTQGLRPPRPLCGVAPLQCCLPAPPLEPYLRPRGQSATHRWGWQLQCSPREGPASTPMSSAAPQAPA is encoded by the exons ATGCTCCGGCACTCCCCCTCGCTGTGGGAGCTGGTGGAGGAGCACGTTCCGCTCCGGGAGCGACCCGAAGTGAAGAGGATTCTGGGGGAGGCGGCGGTGGACCTGAGCCTGGAGCTGCGGgcggag GACCTCTTGCGCCAGGAGCTCCGGCAGTTGCTCCAGGGTCTCCGCCACAAAGCCATCTGTGAGGGCAG GGACCAGGCCCAAGCTTGGGTCCAGTATAGCCCCAGGGTCCTGCACTTTGCCTTGGAGGAGCCCAGGTGTGATTTGCCAGAACAGGAGATATTCCAGATGAGAGGTGGTGGGCCCAG CGGTCACAGAGATCTCAGCATCATCAAGGACCAACTGAACGTGTCCAACATTGACCAGGTGGCCAGACACCTGAG GGGCCTTCTGGAGGAGGAGTGTCACACCTTGGAGAGGGAGATCCTCATCCTGCAG CGCTGCCTGGAAGAGGAGTATATGAGGCCTTGCCACCCCTCTGAGGCAGCCCTGGAGCCCACCCTGGCAG AGCTAAAGGAACAGAAGAAGGCCATGGAGCAGGAGCTGCAGGCATCTGTGGGGCCTTCTTGTGTCTCTCCCAACCACAG GCAGCGGCCCTTGGGGTCCTCCACACAGGGCCTCAGACCCCCGCGTCCCCTCTGCGGGGTTGCACCTCTCCAGTGCTGCCTGCCTGCACCTCCTCTGGAGCCCTACCTTCGACCTCGAGGCCAGTCAGCTACCCACCGCTGGGGATGGCAGCTTCAGTGCAGCCCCAGGGAAGGGCCAGCTTCCACACCCATGTCCAGTGCAGCACCCCAAGCCCCAGCCTGA
- the CCDC24 gene encoding coiled-coil domain-containing protein 24 isoform X10, translated as MLRHSPSLWELVEEHVPLRERPEVKRILGEAAVDLSLELRAEVAMLRALLQEARSSQAPSSRPISDPSSLLAPPPLLKDLLRQELRQLLQGLRHKAICEGRWELQAWALSLDTRDQAQAWVQYSPRVLHFALEEPRCDLPEQEIFQMRGGGPSSGHRDLSIIKDQLNVSNIDQVARHLRGLLEEECHTLEREILILQRCLEEEYMRPCHPSEAALEPTLAELKEQKKAMEQELQASVGPSCVSPNHRQRPLGSSTQGLRPPRPLCGVAPLQCCLPAPPLEPYLRPRGQSATHRWGWQLQCSPREGPASTPMSSAAPQAPA; from the exons ATGCTCCGGCACTCCCCCTCGCTGTGGGAGCTGGTGGAGGAGCACGTTCCGCTCCGGGAGCGACCCGAAGTGAAGAGGATTCTGGGGGAGGCGGCGGTGGACCTGAGCCTGGAGCTGCGGgcggag GTGGCGATGTTACGGGCACTGCTCCAAGAGGCTCGATCCTCTCAAGCCCCCAGCTCCCGCCCCATCTCTGACCCCTCTTCTCTTCTGGCACCACCGCCTCTCCTAAAGGACCTCTTGCGCCAGGAGCTCCGGCAGTTGCTCCAGGGTCTCCGCCACAAAGCCATCTGTGAGGGCAGGTGGGAGCTTCAGGCCTGGGCCCTTTCCCTAGATACCAG GGACCAGGCCCAAGCTTGGGTCCAGTATAGCCCCAGGGTCCTGCACTTTGCCTTGGAGGAGCCCAGGTGTGATTTGCCAGAACAGGAGATATTCCAGATGAGAGGTGGTGGGCCCAG CAGCGGTCACAGAGATCTCAGCATCATCAAGGACCAACTGAACGTGTCCAACATTGACCAGGTGGCCAGACACCTGAG GGGCCTTCTGGAGGAGGAGTGTCACACCTTGGAGAGGGAGATCCTCATCCTGCAG CGCTGCCTGGAAGAGGAGTATATGAGGCCTTGCCACCCCTCTGAGGCAGCCCTGGAGCCCACCCTGGCAG AGCTAAAGGAACAGAAGAAGGCCATGGAGCAGGAGCTGCAGGCATCTGTGGGGCCTTCTTGTGTCTCTCCCAACCACAG GCAGCGGCCCTTGGGGTCCTCCACACAGGGCCTCAGACCCCCGCGTCCCCTCTGCGGGGTTGCACCTCTCCAGTGCTGCCTGCCTGCACCTCCTCTGGAGCCCTACCTTCGACCTCGAGGCCAGTCAGCTACCCACCGCTGGGGATGGCAGCTTCAGTGCAGCCCCAGGGAAGGGCCAGCTTCCACACCCATGTCCAGTGCAGCACCCCAAGCCCCAGCCTGA
- the CCDC24 gene encoding coiled-coil domain-containing protein 24 isoform X13, translating into MLRHSPSLWELVEEHVPLRERPEVKRILGEAAVDLSLELRAEVAMLRALLQEARSSQAPSSRPISDPSSLLAPPPLLKDLLRQELRQLLQGLRHKAICEGRDQAQAWVQYSPRVLHFALEEPRCDLPEQEIFQMRGGGPSSGHRDLSIIKDQLNVSNIDQVARHLRGLLEEECHTLEREILILQRCLEEEYMRPCHPSEAALEPTLAELKEQKKAMEQELQASVGPSCVSPNHRQRPLGSSTQGLRPPRPLCGVAPLQCCLPAPPLEPYLRPRGQSATHRWGWQLQCSPREGPASTPMSSAAPQAPA; encoded by the exons ATGCTCCGGCACTCCCCCTCGCTGTGGGAGCTGGTGGAGGAGCACGTTCCGCTCCGGGAGCGACCCGAAGTGAAGAGGATTCTGGGGGAGGCGGCGGTGGACCTGAGCCTGGAGCTGCGGgcggag GTGGCGATGTTACGGGCACTGCTCCAAGAGGCTCGATCCTCTCAAGCCCCCAGCTCCCGCCCCATCTCTGACCCCTCTTCTCTTCTGGCACCACCGCCTCTCCTAAAGGACCTCTTGCGCCAGGAGCTCCGGCAGTTGCTCCAGGGTCTCCGCCACAAAGCCATCTGTGAGGGCAG GGACCAGGCCCAAGCTTGGGTCCAGTATAGCCCCAGGGTCCTGCACTTTGCCTTGGAGGAGCCCAGGTGTGATTTGCCAGAACAGGAGATATTCCAGATGAGAGGTGGTGGGCCCAG CAGCGGTCACAGAGATCTCAGCATCATCAAGGACCAACTGAACGTGTCCAACATTGACCAGGTGGCCAGACACCTGAG GGGCCTTCTGGAGGAGGAGTGTCACACCTTGGAGAGGGAGATCCTCATCCTGCAG CGCTGCCTGGAAGAGGAGTATATGAGGCCTTGCCACCCCTCTGAGGCAGCCCTGGAGCCCACCCTGGCAG AGCTAAAGGAACAGAAGAAGGCCATGGAGCAGGAGCTGCAGGCATCTGTGGGGCCTTCTTGTGTCTCTCCCAACCACAG GCAGCGGCCCTTGGGGTCCTCCACACAGGGCCTCAGACCCCCGCGTCCCCTCTGCGGGGTTGCACCTCTCCAGTGCTGCCTGCCTGCACCTCCTCTGGAGCCCTACCTTCGACCTCGAGGCCAGTCAGCTACCCACCGCTGGGGATGGCAGCTTCAGTGCAGCCCCAGGGAAGGGCCAGCTTCCACACCCATGTCCAGTGCAGCACCCCAAGCCCCAGCCTGA
- the CCDC24 gene encoding coiled-coil domain-containing protein 24 isoform X20: protein MLRHSPSLWELVEEHVPLRERPEVKRILGEAAVDLSLELRAEDLLRQELRQLLQGLRHKAICEGRDQAQAWVQYSPRVLHFALEEPRCDLPEQEIFQMRGGGPSSGHRDLSIIKDQLNVSNIDQVARHLRGLLEEECHTLEREILILQRCLEEEYMRPCHPSEAALEPTLAELKEQKKAMEQELQASVGPSCVSPNHRQRPLGSSTQGLRPPRPLCGVAPLQCCLPAPPLEPYLRPRGQSATHRWGWQLQCSPREGPASTPMSSAAPQAPA, encoded by the exons ATGCTCCGGCACTCCCCCTCGCTGTGGGAGCTGGTGGAGGAGCACGTTCCGCTCCGGGAGCGACCCGAAGTGAAGAGGATTCTGGGGGAGGCGGCGGTGGACCTGAGCCTGGAGCTGCGGgcggag GACCTCTTGCGCCAGGAGCTCCGGCAGTTGCTCCAGGGTCTCCGCCACAAAGCCATCTGTGAGGGCAG GGACCAGGCCCAAGCTTGGGTCCAGTATAGCCCCAGGGTCCTGCACTTTGCCTTGGAGGAGCCCAGGTGTGATTTGCCAGAACAGGAGATATTCCAGATGAGAGGTGGTGGGCCCAG CAGCGGTCACAGAGATCTCAGCATCATCAAGGACCAACTGAACGTGTCCAACATTGACCAGGTGGCCAGACACCTGAG GGGCCTTCTGGAGGAGGAGTGTCACACCTTGGAGAGGGAGATCCTCATCCTGCAG CGCTGCCTGGAAGAGGAGTATATGAGGCCTTGCCACCCCTCTGAGGCAGCCCTGGAGCCCACCCTGGCAG AGCTAAAGGAACAGAAGAAGGCCATGGAGCAGGAGCTGCAGGCATCTGTGGGGCCTTCTTGTGTCTCTCCCAACCACAG GCAGCGGCCCTTGGGGTCCTCCACACAGGGCCTCAGACCCCCGCGTCCCCTCTGCGGGGTTGCACCTCTCCAGTGCTGCCTGCCTGCACCTCCTCTGGAGCCCTACCTTCGACCTCGAGGCCAGTCAGCTACCCACCGCTGGGGATGGCAGCTTCAGTGCAGCCCCAGGGAAGGGCCAGCTTCCACACCCATGTCCAGTGCAGCACCCCAAGCCCCAGCCTGA
- the CCDC24 gene encoding coiled-coil domain-containing protein 24 isoform X22, whose protein sequence is MLRALLQEARSSQAPSSRPISDPSSLLAPPPLLKDLLRQELRQLLQGLRHKAICEGRDQAQAWVQYSPRVLHFALEEPRCDLPEQEIFQMRGGGPSGHRDLSIIKDQLNVSNIDQVARHLRGLLEEECHTLEREILILQRCLEEEYMRPCHPSEAALEPTLAELKEQKKAMEQELQASVGPSCVSPNHRQRPLGSSTQGLRPPRPLCGVAPLQCCLPAPPLEPYLRPRGQSATHRWGWQLQCSPREGPASTPMSSAAPQAPA, encoded by the exons ATGTTACGGGCACTGCTCCAAGAGGCTCGATCCTCTCAAGCCCCCAGCTCCCGCCCCATCTCTGACCCCTCTTCTCTTCTGGCACCACCGCCTCTCCTAAAGGACCTCTTGCGCCAGGAGCTCCGGCAGTTGCTCCAGGGTCTCCGCCACAAAGCCATCTGTGAGGGCAG GGACCAGGCCCAAGCTTGGGTCCAGTATAGCCCCAGGGTCCTGCACTTTGCCTTGGAGGAGCCCAGGTGTGATTTGCCAGAACAGGAGATATTCCAGATGAGAGGTGGTGGGCCCAG CGGTCACAGAGATCTCAGCATCATCAAGGACCAACTGAACGTGTCCAACATTGACCAGGTGGCCAGACACCTGAG GGGCCTTCTGGAGGAGGAGTGTCACACCTTGGAGAGGGAGATCCTCATCCTGCAG CGCTGCCTGGAAGAGGAGTATATGAGGCCTTGCCACCCCTCTGAGGCAGCCCTGGAGCCCACCCTGGCAG AGCTAAAGGAACAGAAGAAGGCCATGGAGCAGGAGCTGCAGGCATCTGTGGGGCCTTCTTGTGTCTCTCCCAACCACAG GCAGCGGCCCTTGGGGTCCTCCACACAGGGCCTCAGACCCCCGCGTCCCCTCTGCGGGGTTGCACCTCTCCAGTGCTGCCTGCCTGCACCTCCTCTGGAGCCCTACCTTCGACCTCGAGGCCAGTCAGCTACCCACCGCTGGGGATGGCAGCTTCAGTGCAGCCCCAGGGAAGGGCCAGCTTCCACACCCATGTCCAGTGCAGCACCCCAAGCCCCAGCCTGA
- the CCDC24 gene encoding coiled-coil domain-containing protein 24 isoform X16, translating to MGHAPALPLAVGAGGGARSAPGATRSEEDSGGGGGGPEPGAAGGAPTIPVTPLPSRKVSQLSLQVAMLRALLQEARSSQAPSSRPISDPSSLLAPPPLLKDLLRQELRQLLQGLRHKAICEGSGHRDLSIIKDQLNVSNIDQVARHLRGLLEEECHTLEREILILQRCLEEEYMRPCHPSEAALEPTLAELKEQKKAMEQELQASVGPSCVSPNHRQRPLGSSTQGLRPPRPLCGVAPLQCCLPAPPLEPYLRPRGQSATHRWGWQLQCSPREGPASTPMSSAAPQAPA from the exons ATGGGTCATGCTCCGGCACTCCCCCTCGCTGTGGGAGCTGGTGGAGGAGCACGTTCCGCTCCGGGAGCGACCCGAAGTGAAGAGGATTCTGGGGGAGGCGGCGGTGGACCTGAGCCTGGAGCTGCGGgcggag cccccaccattCCGGTCACTCCCCTCCCCAGTCGCAAGGTATCCCAGCTCTCCTTGCAGGTGGCGATGTTACGGGCACTGCTCCAAGAGGCTCGATCCTCTCAAGCCCCCAGCTCCCGCCCCATCTCTGACCCCTCTTCTCTTCTGGCACCACCGCCTCTCCTAAAGGACCTCTTGCGCCAGGAGCTCCGGCAGTTGCTCCAGGGTCTCCGCCACAAAGCCATCTGTGAGGGCAG CGGTCACAGAGATCTCAGCATCATCAAGGACCAACTGAACGTGTCCAACATTGACCAGGTGGCCAGACACCTGAG GGGCCTTCTGGAGGAGGAGTGTCACACCTTGGAGAGGGAGATCCTCATCCTGCAG CGCTGCCTGGAAGAGGAGTATATGAGGCCTTGCCACCCCTCTGAGGCAGCCCTGGAGCCCACCCTGGCAG AGCTAAAGGAACAGAAGAAGGCCATGGAGCAGGAGCTGCAGGCATCTGTGGGGCCTTCTTGTGTCTCTCCCAACCACAG GCAGCGGCCCTTGGGGTCCTCCACACAGGGCCTCAGACCCCCGCGTCCCCTCTGCGGGGTTGCACCTCTCCAGTGCTGCCTGCCTGCACCTCCTCTGGAGCCCTACCTTCGACCTCGAGGCCAGTCAGCTACCCACCGCTGGGGATGGCAGCTTCAGTGCAGCCCCAGGGAAGGGCCAGCTTCCACACCCATGTCCAGTGCAGCACCCCAAGCCCCAGCCTGA
- the CCDC24 gene encoding coiled-coil domain-containing protein 24 isoform X4: protein MGHAPALPLAVGAGGGARSAPGATRSEEDSGGGGGGPEPGAAGGAPTIPVTPLPSRKVSQLSLQVAMLRALLQEARSSQAPSSRPISDPSSLLAPPPLLKDLLRQELRQLLQGLRHKAICEGRWELQAWALSLDTRDQAQAWVQYSPRVLHFALEEPRCDLPEQEIFQMRGGGPSGHRDLSIIKDQLNVSNIDQVARHLRGLLEEECHTLEREILILQRCLEEEYMRPCHPSEAALEPTLAELKEQKKAMEQELQASVGPSCVSPNHRQRPLGSSTQGLRPPRPLCGVAPLQCCLPAPPLEPYLRPRGQSATHRWGWQLQCSPREGPASTPMSSAAPQAPA, encoded by the exons ATGGGTCATGCTCCGGCACTCCCCCTCGCTGTGGGAGCTGGTGGAGGAGCACGTTCCGCTCCGGGAGCGACCCGAAGTGAAGAGGATTCTGGGGGAGGCGGCGGTGGACCTGAGCCTGGAGCTGCGGgcggag cccccaccattCCGGTCACTCCCCTCCCCAGTCGCAAGGTATCCCAGCTCTCCTTGCAGGTGGCGATGTTACGGGCACTGCTCCAAGAGGCTCGATCCTCTCAAGCCCCCAGCTCCCGCCCCATCTCTGACCCCTCTTCTCTTCTGGCACCACCGCCTCTCCTAAAGGACCTCTTGCGCCAGGAGCTCCGGCAGTTGCTCCAGGGTCTCCGCCACAAAGCCATCTGTGAGGGCAGGTGGGAGCTTCAGGCCTGGGCCCTTTCCCTAGATACCAG GGACCAGGCCCAAGCTTGGGTCCAGTATAGCCCCAGGGTCCTGCACTTTGCCTTGGAGGAGCCCAGGTGTGATTTGCCAGAACAGGAGATATTCCAGATGAGAGGTGGTGGGCCCAG CGGTCACAGAGATCTCAGCATCATCAAGGACCAACTGAACGTGTCCAACATTGACCAGGTGGCCAGACACCTGAG GGGCCTTCTGGAGGAGGAGTGTCACACCTTGGAGAGGGAGATCCTCATCCTGCAG CGCTGCCTGGAAGAGGAGTATATGAGGCCTTGCCACCCCTCTGAGGCAGCCCTGGAGCCCACCCTGGCAG AGCTAAAGGAACAGAAGAAGGCCATGGAGCAGGAGCTGCAGGCATCTGTGGGGCCTTCTTGTGTCTCTCCCAACCACAG GCAGCGGCCCTTGGGGTCCTCCACACAGGGCCTCAGACCCCCGCGTCCCCTCTGCGGGGTTGCACCTCTCCAGTGCTGCCTGCCTGCACCTCCTCTGGAGCCCTACCTTCGACCTCGAGGCCAGTCAGCTACCCACCGCTGGGGATGGCAGCTTCAGTGCAGCCCCAGGGAAGGGCCAGCTTCCACACCCATGTCCAGTGCAGCACCCCAAGCCCCAGCCTGA
- the CCDC24 gene encoding coiled-coil domain-containing protein 24 isoform X23: MRGGGPSGHRDLSIIKDQLNVSNIDQVARHLRGLLEEECHTLEREILILQRCLEEEYMRPCHPSEAALEPTLAELKEQKKAMEQELQASVGPSCVSPNHRQRPLGSSTQGLRPPRPLCGVAPLQCCLPAPPLEPYLRPRGQSATHRWGWQLQCSPREGPASTPMSSAAPQAPA; encoded by the exons ATGAGAGGTGGTGGGCCCAG CGGTCACAGAGATCTCAGCATCATCAAGGACCAACTGAACGTGTCCAACATTGACCAGGTGGCCAGACACCTGAG GGGCCTTCTGGAGGAGGAGTGTCACACCTTGGAGAGGGAGATCCTCATCCTGCAG CGCTGCCTGGAAGAGGAGTATATGAGGCCTTGCCACCCCTCTGAGGCAGCCCTGGAGCCCACCCTGGCAG AGCTAAAGGAACAGAAGAAGGCCATGGAGCAGGAGCTGCAGGCATCTGTGGGGCCTTCTTGTGTCTCTCCCAACCACAG GCAGCGGCCCTTGGGGTCCTCCACACAGGGCCTCAGACCCCCGCGTCCCCTCTGCGGGGTTGCACCTCTCCAGTGCTGCCTGCCTGCACCTCCTCTGGAGCCCTACCTTCGACCTCGAGGCCAGTCAGCTACCCACCGCTGGGGATGGCAGCTTCAGTGCAGCCCCAGGGAAGGGCCAGCTTCCACACCCATGTCCAGTGCAGCACCCCAAGCCCCAGCCTGA